In Silene latifolia isolate original U9 population chromosome X, ASM4854445v1, whole genome shotgun sequence, the following proteins share a genomic window:
- the LOC141621577 gene encoding uncharacterized protein LOC141621577 isoform X2: protein MAAPCASKIVDFSSAEASFPCNSDSICTDCWLCDQHRAQINDLSGNCNVKGASTDEMFRRRLSVSNETEQVERRMSDIVNIINISIGSIVAILLQQILLNWQRESFH, encoded by the exons ATGGCTGCTCCATGTGCATCCAAGATTGTGGATTTCTCGTCAGCTGAAGCGTCTTTTCCGTGCAACTCTGATTCTATATGTACTGATTGCTGGTTATGTGATCAACATCGAGCCCAAATAAATGATTTATCG GGTAACTGTAATGTGAAAGGTGCAAGTACGGATGAGATGTTCAGAAGGAGACTGTCAGTCTCAAATGAAACAGAACAAGTGGAGCGTCGTATGTCTGATATTGTCAACATCATCAATATATCCATAGGTAGCATTGTGGCCATCTTGTTGCAGCAAATCCTTCTAAACTGGCAGAG AGAGAGCTTCCATTGA
- the LOC141621577 gene encoding uncharacterized protein LOC141621577 isoform X1: MAAPCASKIVDFSSAEASFPCNSDSICTDCWLCDQHRAQINDLSGNCNVKGASTDEMFRRRLSVSNETEQVERRMSDIVNIINISIGSIVAILLQQILLNWQSVVIDHNKGFLKGGN; encoded by the exons ATGGCTGCTCCATGTGCATCCAAGATTGTGGATTTCTCGTCAGCTGAAGCGTCTTTTCCGTGCAACTCTGATTCTATATGTACTGATTGCTGGTTATGTGATCAACATCGAGCCCAAATAAATGATTTATCG GGTAACTGTAATGTGAAAGGTGCAAGTACGGATGAGATGTTCAGAAGGAGACTGTCAGTCTCAAATGAAACAGAACAAGTGGAGCGTCGTATGTCTGATATTGTCAACATCATCAATATATCCATAGGTAGCATTGTGGCCATCTTGTTGCAGCAAATCCTTCTAAACTGGCAGAG TGTTGTAATTGATCACAATAAAGGATTTTTGAAAGGTGGAAATTAG